A genome region from Anastrepha obliqua isolate idAnaObli1 chromosome 4, idAnaObli1_1.0, whole genome shotgun sequence includes the following:
- the LOC129245367 gene encoding odorant receptor 49b, with the protein MFDDLQMIYMSVRILRFWSLIYEHTWRRYVCLSMTTFLVFTQLYYMVRTSEGIGAIIRNSYMLVLWFNTILRAYLLLYDRKKYEQLLSDLEIFYYDLKKSEDFYIQDLLNEVNSTGKYMARGNLFLGLLTCFGFALYPFFTTERVLPFGSMIPGVDEYKSPFYEFWYVYQMIITPMGCCMYIPYTSLIVALIMFGIVMCKALQFRLKTLHRVRHVDSLIHKNIKECIKYQLGIINYIGQVNDLTTYIFLLEFLAFGTLLCALLFLLIIVDSSAQAIIVCAYIAMIFAQILSLYWYANELREQNLAIAAAAYDTEWFTFPIPVQKYILLMILRAQKPPAMMVGHIHPISLELFQSLLNASYTYFTLLKRVYT; encoded by the exons atgttcGATGATCTGCAAATGATCTATATGAGTGTACGAATTCTTCGCTTCTGGTCACTGATCTATGAGCATACTTGGCGTCGTTACGTTTGCTTATCGATGACAACGTTTTTGGTGTTCACTCAACTCTATTATATGGTTCGCACCAGCGAGGGTATTGGCGCCATAATTAGGAACTCCTACATGCTGGTGCTGTGGTTCAATACAATACTGAGGGCTTATCTGCTACTGTACGATCGGAAGAAGTACGAACAGTTGTTGAgtgatttggaaattttttactaTGACTTAAAG AAATCAGAAGATTTTTACATACAGGATTTACTAAACGAGGTTAATTCAACAGGAAAATATATGGCGCGGGGTAATCTCTTTCTTGGGCTTCTCACTTGCTTCGGTTTTGCTCTCTATCCATTTTTTACCACTGAAAGAG TTTTACCTTTTGGTAGCATGATTCCAGGCGTTGACGAATATAAGAGTCCGTTCTATGAATTTTGGTACGTTTATCAGATGATAATCACTCCCATGGGCTGTTGCATGTATATTCCCTATACAAGTCTAATTGTCGCCTTAATTATGTTTGGCATTGTGATGTGCAAAGCTTTGCAATTTCGTTTGAAAACATTACATCGTGTGAGGCATGTCGATTCGTtgattcacaaaaatattaagGAATGCATTAAATATCAGCTGGGCATTATAAA CTATATCGGCCAAGTGAATGATTTGACGacctacatttttcttttggaaTTCCTCGCTTTTGGCACACTCTTATGTGCACTgctcttcttattgattatt GTCGACTCCTCAGCTCAGGCGATTATCGTTTGTGCTTATATTGCAATGATATTTGCACAGATTTTGTCACTGTACTGGTATGCGAATGAACTGCGGGAACAG AATCTTGCGATTGCAGCCGCTGCTTATGACACTGAATGGTTCACATTTCCAATACCGGTGCAAAAATACATTCTTTTGATGATCTTGCGAGCCCAGAAGCCACCAGCG atgaTGGTAGGACATATTCATCCCATTTCGCTGGAGCTTTTCCAATCCTTACTCAATGCCTCCTACACTTACTTCACTCTGCTAAAACGTGTTTACACCtaa